AGCATTGGCCTCTATGAGAGAGCAACAGAAATCCTTTTTTCTGGAGATGCCATCTACGACGGCCCCTTGCTGGCCGAGTTACCTGGTTCGGATATGAGTGTCTATGTTGATACCATGAAGCGACTGCGGGAGCTGCCGGTCAGGATTGTGCATGCAGGTCATGAAGAAAGCTTCGGGCGGGAACGCCTTTTGGAAATCGTTGATCGCTATCTCGGAAAATGGGACCGATAAACAGTAGTTTTTCTTATGTGTACATGGAAATGCCAATATTCTGCTTTTTTAAAATAAGGGATAAAGTCGGATAAATGGTATGAACATAATGATCGGAGTGGATGAAAGTGACGAATAAATCTATATCAGATTTTCTGTCAGATGTTGAGATGGAATCGGTGAGGAGGCCTATTGCTGAAGCGAGGACCTTGCCAAATATTGCCTATACATCTGCTGACTTTCTCGCGCTGGAAATTGAGCGCATCTATATGCGCCATTGGACGGCACTATGCTTTGTTTTTGATGTTCCGTCGCCAGGCGACGCCTTCCCGGTCGACTATTGCGGTATGCCGCTGGTTGCGGTCCGGGGGCAGGACCGGATTATTCGTGTTTTCCATAATGTCTGCCCATATGATGGATGCCCGCTTGTGCTCAGTCCGAAATCAGGTCTTGAGCGGCTTATTTCCCCCTATCACGGCTGGGAATATGATCTGACTGGAAAGCTGGTGGCGATACCCTACTGGGATGGGACGCAGGAAGGCAACCTGGACGCTTTGAAAGGTAGGGATGTCGACCTGGTCCCTGTCCATGTTGGTACCTTTCTGGAAACCGTCTTTGTCAATCTGGACGATGATCCGGAGGACTTTGGAACCTTCACCGCGCCCATTGAGAGGCAGTTTTCAGAGTATGACCTGAGTATTGTTGCGCCTGGGCTGGACGGGGAGGGAATTCCTATCGTCACGACCCATGAGCGGCGATGCAATTGGAAAACCTTTTATGAAAATTCCGCGCTCAATGTGTTGCATGAGAATTTTGTTCATGATTTCTATATGGTTTCGCCGGAAGTGCCGCGCATCAAGCAAGACGGAGTGCCGTCCTTTGAGAATATTGTCGACGAAGGGCTGCTGGCGCTGGGCTTTGACGCTGAAGATTTTGCGGCGACCTATCCGCATATGGATATCGCTCATCTTGGGAAAGGTGATGTGCCGCCGCACCGGGAGTGTTTTGGCACGCATTACCCAAATTTCTATATCTCTTTTGCGCCAAACTTTATCGAGATAACGGCGGTGTTGCCACATGGTCCAGAGAATATTCGCGAACGACAGGCGATCCTGTTTCACAAGGATGTAGCTGCTGATCCGGCGCTGTTGAAAATGCGGCAGTTTCTGGTGTCAGCTTTTGATGGCGCTTCTGTTGAAGACGGCGCTATCTGTGAGGCGGTGCAGCGTGCGCGCCGTTCGCCGGTGTTCACGCAAAAATTTTATTCGCCATTCTGGGACGAACTCCACTACCGCTTTAATAAAATGATCCTGAAAGATCTGGAGCGGAAATAACCGCCCGTTGATTTCACCAAATCGGAGAGTAAGAAGATGAGCCTTCAGCGTTTTACTATTGAGACACCCATTGAAGATATGGTGGCAGCCGTCAGGGAAGATGGCGGTATTATTATCGAAAACGTCCTGTCGACCGAGGATATTGAGACACTGAATCACAGTTTTGATGACGCCATAGAGCAGGAAAAAAAGCGGAAAACAGGCAGTGGCGGCATGGATGATCTGGACGGCCTGATGCCAGAAACCATGTATTTCGCCACAAATTTACCCGCCCGCTATCCGGGGGTAACCAAATATATCAACAATGACGTGGTGGTCGACGTCGTTGCAAAGGTTTTGGGCACAGCGCGGAAAGACGTTACACTGAATACCTTTCAGGTCATTGAATCGCATCCCGGCACACCTCAACAAGCACTACACCGGGATGATGTCACCTGGCCGGTGCCGGAACCCCGTCCGGAACTTTGCCTGGTTACGTTATGGGCGCTACAGAATTTTGTTCCCGAGGCGGGAGGGACAGTCATAGTCCCCGGCAGTCACAAATGGCCCGATGCGAAAGTGCCGCCGAAATATAACGAGGACGGGACGCCTGACTACTCTGATATCAGCGACAAGGATTTTGAAAGTTTTCAGCTTGAGATGGAGCCGGGCTCTGTGTTGATTTTTCTTGGCAGCCTTTTGCATGGTGGCGGCGCGAATACTACAGAAGACCTGGTGCGCCGATATTTCCATATTGGCTACTGCCATTCATGGCTGCGGCAGGTGGAAAATTACTATGTGTCAATGGATCCGGATACGTTGATGGGCTTTAGTGCCGATGTACAGAACCTACTGGGTTACGGCTATTACACCTTCGAGTTAGGCCATGTGTACAACATGACGCCATCCGAATATTTGAAACAACGCCGCAGTGACTGACGTCAAAGCCGGGAGAAACCGAGATGATATGTGATACTTTCGACGAGCCAGAGATGATCCGCATGATGCGGGATTCCATTCGCCGTTTTGCGTCGGCTACACTGAGTGCAGAAAGCATGCGCGTTATGGACAAGGCCAATATATATGATCCTGCTGTTTTTGCAAAACTGGGGGAGATGGGCGTTTGTGGTCTGACAGTGGAAGAGAAATATGGCGGGCTGGGTTGCGATATTCCTGCTGCAATTGCCGTTATTGAAGAGCTTTCGCGCTTTGCCGGTCCAATGGCCGGTCCCTATATACACTGCGCTTTCTACGGCGGCATCAATATCTCTGAAAAAGGGACACCAGAGCAGAAAAAAATGCTTTTGCCTAAGCTTGCGGCGGGCGAGGTGATGTTTGCCTATGGCCTTTCGGAGCCAGATATCGGCGCCGATCTTGCCAATGTGAAGACCACAGCAGACCTTTCAAAGGATGGTGATGTGGTGATTATCAATGGTAGTAAGCGCTGGTGTACCATGGCGCAGCAAGCGGACTATATCTACTGTCTTGTTCGCTCGGACAGAGACGCTCCAAAATACCAGAATCTATCCTTCGTTTTGATCCCCAAGGGAACTCCGGGTGTTACTATTGAGGAAATCCCCCATGCCGGGCTCTATTACGCTCCCACATATGACGTGACTTTTGAAGAGGTACGTGTGCCGGCAACAAATATTGTCGGCGGTATGGATGCATGGAACAGAGGCTGGCCGCTGCTGGCGGGCCCCGCCTTGGACGTGGAAAAACTCGAGGTTGCAGCGCTCGCCTATGGCACAGCATTGGCCTGTGTTGATATTGCTTGGCAATATGCAAAGGAAAGGAAGCAATTTGGCAAGCCGATCGCGCAGCACCAGGCGGTGGGGCATGCGCTTGCAGAAGCGCAGACAAACCTTCTTGCCTGTCGCCAGGTCCTTTATTATGCCGCTGACCTGGCACAGCAAGGAAAACCCTGTTCTGCAGAAACTTCCATGGCCAAGCTGTTCGTAACAGAACAGTGTGAGAAAATCGGCATGGAGTGCCAGAAAGTCCTCGGCGCCTACGGGTTTGCAGACGAATATGATCTAGAGCGCTATATTCCGATGCTGCATCTGATGACGGTGATTGGCGGCAGTTCAGCAATTCAGCGCAACAATATCAGCAAACGACTTGGCCTTGTCTGAGCGGGGCGCCAGAATTTCGCTTGACCTGGCTGGGGGGGTGCGTAACAATTTGTGACTAAAAACAGGAAGTTGAAAGCCCTTTGCGGATACAGGATATTGACCTGAAACTTTTGCGGATTTTCCAGTCGGTCGCACGCCACCGGGGCTTCTCCGCTGCGCAGGAAGAACTGGGGGCAACGCAGTCCGCCATCAGCATGAATATGGTGAAATTGGAGGAACGGCTGGGCATGCGGCTTTGTGAGCGCGGCGTCAAAGGTTTTCGGTTAACCAACTACGGCAAGGAAGTGTTGGCTCTAACTGAAAAGCTATTCGCTTCTATGGATGATTTTCGTATTGAAACATCGCGGCTCAAGGGGCAGATTGCAGGATCCCTGAGGATCGGTATTGTTGACAATATTTCCTTTGACAAGAATTTCAAATTGCCACAGGCAATCCGAAAGTTGAATGAGCTCTACCCTGACTTGACCGTAGATATTATGGTTGGGGCATCCCATGAACTTGAAGAACGCATTATGGATGGTCGAATTCGGGCTGCAATCGGTACCGACGAGAAAAAAATTCCGCAGTTCGTATACCGTAATATTTTTGTCGAATATTTTGAGCTTTATTGTTCCCAGCACCACCCTCTATTTGATATTGACGACGCGGATATCACGGACCAGATGTTGTTAAGTGCAGAGTACGCAAGTTTTTCTACCTATCCACCACTCGACCTGTCGATTGGACTCAGCCCCGCAATATCCTCTCCCTATATCGAAGCGCTTGCCAATCTGGCGCTATCTGGAAAGTATATCGCCTATCTTCCCTCTTCCTATGCGGAGAACTGGGGACGGAATCGTAAATTACGGTCTATCCGGCCATCTGACCTTCGTATCGGCGCAGATATTCGCCTCACCTACCGTCGTAGTGCTAAATTAGCACCGGAACTGGAGGCTTTTATCAAGATTCTAATCAACCAGTCGGAGTTATCAGACTAAATTTTCGGAAAGTTTGATCTGGACTGACGGCTATTGGGGAAGTTAGACAATGTGGCTTCTCGCTATTTAGAAGATGCGGATCCCACAATGAGGCAACTGAAACAGACTATGGCTGGCTTGACTATGTCGCGGGGGCAGAATTAGGGGTACAACTTCCGTACAAATCCAACCCGGGCAGCCAACTTAAACGCCACGTCATTCAGTGGAGCGTCCAGTTATAGAGATTGGGGGTTTCCATTGATAGTGTACCAGGGAACTAGACTCTCCTTGCGTTTGCGATCTGATGTGAATGCTGGGCTCGTGATACACAGAAAATGCGCACGTTTGCAGATCTTCTTTTTTCTTCCATAATGACTACTCCCCGGGATAGGCTATCTGGCGGATTTACTTGTAGAGTGCACCGCAATAATCTTCAAGACTATCTAGCCGATAGAGGAATAGTAAAATAGTTATTGTATTAAAAAATGGCCTTTGACATAGAACAATCATCCCCCGGTCTGGAATTTGATCATCTTGTATCTAAAACAAAGAAATATTTTCCCTGGATTACACTAAAACCGTTGGGGGGGACAAAGAATTCCACCTACAAAGAAAAAATCTTTGAGGGTAACGAGGATATTACGGTGTTTTGTACACAGCATCAATCGGGACTTAAACTCAAATATAACGACGAAAACCATGCATTGAGGCTTATGGTTCCCATATCCGGGGGAGGGTTTCGCGCGCGGGTTGACTGTGAGGATGTTATCTGTGCAAACAATGTTGCCCTGGTGGCTTCAAACCATATCCTTGACGAAATTGAAATCGTCCCAGATCCGGAAATTGTTGTTGGTAGTGTTGTATTTAATCCATCGATTGTTGATCAAGTGCTTTGTTCTTTGAACGAGGGGGGGGCTCTTGAGGCCTCAGATTATCAGCCTACGATCGATCTTTCCTCCGAGCATGGGCGCGTTATCAGGGAGAGCATACGAATCCTTGTACTGGGTATGGACGACGGTCTTCCTACAAAAAGTTCTAAAGCCTATGCTCTTTATCAGGAAGCCACCCTCCATCTGCTGTTGGAACATTTTTTACGTACTCGTTGCAAAAATTCACGCTACGAGACTCAAGCGCAACGTGCCGTGAGGCAGGCCGTTGATTATATGCATGCGTACATGGGTTTGCCGTTGACAATCGGTGAAATTGCGAATGAGGTCGGGGTATGCGTTCGCAGCCTGGAATATGGATTTCGCCATTATATGGAGACGACACCAAAAGCGTATCTCCAGTCTATACGATTGGCTGCCGCACATAAAGATCTCTCTAATCCTAGTAATAATCTTCTGGTCAAGTCGGTAGCCCTGAAATGGGGGTTTACGCAGATGGGGCGTTTTTCTGCCCAATATTTTTCCGCTTACGGAGAGCGTCCTTCTGAAACGCGTAATCAGGCGCTAAAACGACGTTAGGCGAAAAGAGGAAGCTTGTTTTTACAGGTGTTTTTGGTGTCCCGTCTCTTCTTGACGAACAAAATAAAAAAAAGCCACTCAAGAAATCTTGAGTGGCTAAAGTTTCAGGGTATTAGGGAGAAAAACTATTGGTTGGCCTGGATCTCCTGAATGAATAGTTCTTTACAATTCATTTTCTTCCGGTCGCTTTCTTGCTTTTTTCAGGATGAATTTTTTGCAGATCATTTGTGTTTCTAATATTCCTAAGAAAACAGTCAGAAATAAACAAAACATTAATAAACTCACATGGTGCGCGTTCTGGATAGTGTAATTCGCAAATTGGATATCACCTAAATCTTGTCGGTTATCTTCTGTGGTGCATTTCCAAATGGGAACTTAGCTCTCGCGAAGGAAATAATGGATCAGGGCTTGCCGTTTCTGTGGCTTGGGAAGCGATACGCTCCAGAAGCGATACCTAAAGTCTGATGCACACGCAGTACCGGATACCTTCAATCAAGTTACTATATTCACTTTGCGAATATTGATATTCGTAATGCGCAGCGGACCATTCCAGTAAGAAATTGTTTATTGCTTGCCGGTTTTCTAGGAGCTTAAGATTTGGGCTAGTACCCGGTCTTCTCAATGGTCATTGGCTGTCTTCCATGCATTGTGAAGATCCGAGCATTTTACAAAACAAAAACAAAGTAATTCAGTTGGGTTGATCACAGCATTCAAAAAAGGATTTCAATGTTCAAGAGCACGCGTAAAAACGACAATATCATTTCGGTCAGTGAAGAAGATTCTGAAGAGCAATCCATCTTTCGTCGGCACAAAAAAATGATAGATAGAATGCCCGTCAATGTGATGGTTTGTGACAAGGAAACGCTCACTATAATCGAAGCAAACCAGACCAGCATCAGAACACTCAAGAAACTGCAACATCTGATTCCCATCAGGGCTGAAAACCTGATTGGAACTTGTATTGATGAGTTCCATAAAAATCCGGCGCATCAACGGCAGATTCTTAATGATCCGGATAATCTTCCCTTTTCGACCACTATTCCACTGGGGGAGGAATTTCTGGATTTGCTGGTGCAGGATCTGGACGAGGAGCATTTTCTGCTTACCTGGTCACTGGTTACCGACAAAGTGAAAGCTGAAGAGGAAAGCAGGCAGCTTTTGAATATGCTGGACAGGATGCCCCTTAATATCATGACCTGCGATCCGGAAACTTTTGAAATCAATTATGTCAACAGCACCAGTCTGGAAACACTGCGAAAAGTTGAGCATTTGCTACCGGTCAAGGCAGAGGACATAAAAGGCAGTTCCATTGACATTTTTCACAAAACCCCGAAGGTTCAGCGCGATATTGTCAAAAT
The Emcibacter nanhaiensis genome window above contains:
- a CDS encoding helix-turn-helix domain-containing protein, which encodes MAFDIEQSSPGLEFDHLVSKTKKYFPWITLKPLGGTKNSTYKEKIFEGNEDITVFCTQHQSGLKLKYNDENHALRLMVPISGGGFRARVDCEDVICANNVALVASNHILDEIEIVPDPEIVVGSVVFNPSIVDQVLCSLNEGGALEASDYQPTIDLSSEHGRVIRESIRILVLGMDDGLPTKSSKAYALYQEATLHLLLEHFLRTRCKNSRYETQAQRAVRQAVDYMHAYMGLPLTIGEIANEVGVCVRSLEYGFRHYMETTPKAYLQSIRLAAAHKDLSNPSNNLLVKSVALKWGFTQMGRFSAQYFSAYGERPSETRNQALKRR
- a CDS encoding LysR family transcriptional regulator; the protein is MRIQDIDLKLLRIFQSVARHRGFSAAQEELGATQSAISMNMVKLEERLGMRLCERGVKGFRLTNYGKEVLALTEKLFASMDDFRIETSRLKGQIAGSLRIGIVDNISFDKNFKLPQAIRKLNELYPDLTVDIMVGASHELEERIMDGRIRAAIGTDEKKIPQFVYRNIFVEYFELYCSQHHPLFDIDDADITDQMLLSAEYASFSTYPPLDLSIGLSPAISSPYIEALANLALSGKYIAYLPSSYAENWGRNRKLRSIRPSDLRIGADIRLTYRRSAKLAPELEAFIKILINQSELSD
- a CDS encoding aromatic ring-hydroxylating oxygenase subunit alpha, with the protein product MKVTNKSISDFLSDVEMESVRRPIAEARTLPNIAYTSADFLALEIERIYMRHWTALCFVFDVPSPGDAFPVDYCGMPLVAVRGQDRIIRVFHNVCPYDGCPLVLSPKSGLERLISPYHGWEYDLTGKLVAIPYWDGTQEGNLDALKGRDVDLVPVHVGTFLETVFVNLDDDPEDFGTFTAPIERQFSEYDLSIVAPGLDGEGIPIVTTHERRCNWKTFYENSALNVLHENFVHDFYMVSPEVPRIKQDGVPSFENIVDEGLLALGFDAEDFAATYPHMDIAHLGKGDVPPHRECFGTHYPNFYISFAPNFIEITAVLPHGPENIRERQAILFHKDVAADPALLKMRQFLVSAFDGASVEDGAICEAVQRARRSPVFTQKFYSPFWDELHYRFNKMILKDLERK
- a CDS encoding phytanoyl-CoA dioxygenase family protein, with the protein product MSLQRFTIETPIEDMVAAVREDGGIIIENVLSTEDIETLNHSFDDAIEQEKKRKTGSGGMDDLDGLMPETMYFATNLPARYPGVTKYINNDVVVDVVAKVLGTARKDVTLNTFQVIESHPGTPQQALHRDDVTWPVPEPRPELCLVTLWALQNFVPEAGGTVIVPGSHKWPDAKVPPKYNEDGTPDYSDISDKDFESFQLEMEPGSVLIFLGSLLHGGGANTTEDLVRRYFHIGYCHSWLRQVENYYVSMDPDTLMGFSADVQNLLGYGYYTFELGHVYNMTPSEYLKQRRSD
- a CDS encoding acyl-CoA dehydrogenase family protein, whose amino-acid sequence is MICDTFDEPEMIRMMRDSIRRFASATLSAESMRVMDKANIYDPAVFAKLGEMGVCGLTVEEKYGGLGCDIPAAIAVIEELSRFAGPMAGPYIHCAFYGGINISEKGTPEQKKMLLPKLAAGEVMFAYGLSEPDIGADLANVKTTADLSKDGDVVIINGSKRWCTMAQQADYIYCLVRSDRDAPKYQNLSFVLIPKGTPGVTIEEIPHAGLYYAPTYDVTFEEVRVPATNIVGGMDAWNRGWPLLAGPALDVEKLEVAALAYGTALACVDIAWQYAKERKQFGKPIAQHQAVGHALAEAQTNLLACRQVLYYAADLAQQGKPCSAETSMAKLFVTEQCEKIGMECQKVLGAYGFADEYDLERYIPMLHLMTVIGGSSAIQRNNISKRLGLV